In Perca fluviatilis chromosome 11, GENO_Pfluv_1.0, whole genome shotgun sequence, the following proteins share a genomic window:
- the sema4e gene encoding semaphorin-4E — MHLLPALYVFWPLALALALEEDSPLDCVPRRSVPYHRNNAHLFHEKGVFNYSTMLLREDLDLLLLGAREAVYALDLNDISKKLASVKWEVTQKQNDDCKNKGKDPEMECKNYIRILHQTQDNRMYVCGTNAFDPECDYMSYADGNLTLEKRREDGKGKCPFDPFQRYASIMVENSLYSATSMNFLGSEPVLMRSSSVAIRTEFKSSWLNEPNFVSMAQMPESYMSEAGDDDKVYLFFSETAVECDCYNKLVVSRVARVCKGDLGGQRTLQKKWTSFLKARMDCPVLESQLPYIIQDTYRSCDPQQPWKDCLFYAIFTPQSDTSDLSAVCAYRVSDISRVFAEGKYKTPVTVETSFVKWVMYSGDVPVPRPGACINNAARKMGINQTLHLPDRTLQFIKDRPLMDQAIQPIGEKPVLVRKGATFTRILVNQVQAADGEKYHVMFIGTEEGSLLKAVNYDGEMFIIEEVQIFQPPEPIKILKFSDVTGQLYAGSDYGAAQIPLATCGRSSSCLDCVLARDPYCGWDKAVGKCLVLSNSQRELIQSVKEGNATLCPHADPVKPMNVSIWPGGNLKLHCPSPSTLAKTSWKRDGSPLTPLTRHQLLQDGLLILNATDSDGGRYRCLSVEPSKAGEYTTTVAEYQVSVASAESKDGRQIFPQAQMDGPSVAGLQAIVGLLVVSLLALLAWNLYKGHLPLPWNCRKKNREQSQETPEQGGLNTSVAYQDALRPALAEDKPLVSGTNNGSNNHHTGGEAAFSAAEEENGPKVLLPSLQYIDDESEI, encoded by the exons ATGCATCTGCTGCCGGCCCTCTATGTCTTTTGGCCGCTGGCCCTGGCCTTGGCGCTGGAAGAAGACTCACCACTGGACTGTGTCCCCCGTAGATCTGTGCCCTACCATA GGAACAACGCTCACCTGTTTCACGAGAAGGGAGTGTTCAACTACTCCACCATGCTGTTGAGAGAAGATCTGGACCTGCTATTGCTGGGTGCCAGGGAGGCAGTGTATGCTCTTGACCTCAACGACATCTCCAAAAAACTTGCTTCA GTTAAATGGGAAGTGACGCAAAAGCAAAATGATGATtgtaaaaacaaaggaaaagatCCTGAG ATGGAGTGCAAGAACTATATCAGGATCCTGCATCAGACGCAGGACAACaggatgtatgtgtgtggaacaAATGCTTTTGATCCCGAGTGTGATTACATG TCCTACGCAGATGGAAACCTGACTCTGGAGAAGAGACGAGAGGATGGCAAAGGGAAGTGTCCATTTGATCCTTTCCAGAGATATGCCTCCATCATGGTTG AAAACAGCTTATACTCAGCCACTTCAATGAACTTCCTTGGCTCTGAACCCGTCCTGATGCGCAGCTCTTCTGTCGCCATACGCACTGAGTTCAAGAGCTCCTGGCTTAACG AGCCCAACTTTGTTTCCATGGCTCAGATGCCAGAGAGTTACATGAGTGAGGCGGGAGATGATGACAAGGTTTACCTGTTCTTCAGCGAGACGGCAGTGGAGTGCGACTGCTACAACAAACTGGTGGTTTCCCGTGTGGCCCGCGTCTGCAAG GGGGATCTCGGAGGTCAGAGGACCTTGCAGAAGAAATGGACATCCTTCCTGAAGGCCAGAATGGACTGTCCAGTGCTGGAGTCTCAGCTGCCGTACATTATTCAGGACACTTACCGCTCGTGTGACCCACAGCAGCCCTGGAAGGACTGTTTGTTCTACGCCATCTTCACACCACAGTC ggacACATCAGACCTGTCTGCAGTGTGTGCGTACCGCGTGTCTGACATCAGCAGAGTGTTTGCAGAGGGGAAATACAAGACCCCAGTCACTGTAGAAACCTCTTTTGTTAAGTGGGTTATGTACAGCGGAGATGTCCCAGTCCCTCGGCCCGGAGCT TGTATAAACAACGCGGCTCGTAAAATGGGTATAAATCAGACCCTGCACCTCCCAGACCGGACCCTTCAATTTATCAAAGATAGGCCCCTCATGGACCAAGCTATCCAGCCAATAGGAGAGAAGCCTGTACTGGTGCGAAAGGGAGCTACATTCACACGCATCCTAGTCAACCAAGTGCAGGCAGCAGATGGAGAGAAGTACCATGTGATGTTCATAGGCACAG AGGAAGGCTCATTGCTGAAAGCAGTGAACTACGATGGAGAGATGTTCATCATAGAGGAAGTGCAAATCTTCCAGCCCCCAGAGCCAATCAAGATTCTGAAATTCTCTGATGTCACG GGTCAGCTGTATGCGGGCTCAGACTACGGAGCAGCACAGATACCACTGGCCACCTGTGGGAGGTCCTCATCCTGTCTGGACTGTGTTCTAGCCAGAGACCCATACTGCGGCTGGGACAAGGCTGTTGGGAAATGTCTTGTCCTTTCTAATTCACAAAG AGAACTAATCCAAAGTGTGAAAGAGGGAAATGCCACTCTGTGCCCACATGCTG atCCTGTGAAGCCTATGAATGTGTCCATCTGGCCCGGCGGAAACCTGAAGCTCCATTGCCCTTCGCCTTCCACCCTGGCGAAAACCAGTTGGAAGCGGGACGGCAGCCCTCTGACGCCTTTGACTCGCCATCAGCTTCTACAGGACGGACTGCTCATCCTCAATGCCACAGACTCCGACGGCGGTCGATACCGCTGCCTGTCTGTGGAGCCCTCCAAGGCCGGCGAGTACACGACCACTGTGGCCGAGTACCAGGTTAGCGTGGCTTCAGCGGAATCTAAGGATGGGAGACAGATTTTTCCCCAGGCTCAGATGGATGGCCCCTCTGTGGCTGGACTGCAGGCCATAGTCGGGCTCCTGGTAGTTTCCCTTCTTGCCCTTTTGGCTTGGAATCTTTACAAAGGCCACCTACCGCTGCCCTGGAACTGCAGAAAGAAGAATAGAGAGCAATCCCAGGAGACTCCTGAGCAGGGGGGTCTGAACACCAGCGTGGCCTACCAGGATGCACTGAGGCCTGCACTGGCAGAGGACAAGCCCCTGGTGTCGGGAACAAACAACGGCAGTAATAACCACCACACCGGGGGGGAGGCGGCATTCAGCGCGGCTGAGGAGGAGAACGGCCCAAAAGTTCTTCTTCCATCTCTGCAGTATATTGATGACGAGTCAGAAATTTGA
- the stap2a gene encoding signal-transducing adaptor protein 2a, with protein sequence MAAAPVRQRSGPGGPRAQLPPCYYEGYLEKRGPKEKASRRLWTCLCGNSLYFFNNAKDSHYVEKLDLSGFVSLKDDCSRDRNLEAARLILRMKDGETKLTAPNLESRELWKGFLYSVVDLNVPSCLTLLPGQLQMLKEVVDKERSRRRTRTPTRAPPSPLSVPLVGEIPPCFRPVSRTEAEVLLERHPDCGNMLLRPGRDGCSLAVTTRQDLNGSVFRHYRVTQRDQGGYVIDVENPIPCATLHEVIDALVEKTAGTLQPFLLEEPYEENITYVSANDENGERILHTAPSSPLPKAPALPPKQDRWPSSPLSRSPAPDRRILTSPVPASPTNPMRRLILSPSPLAQTLNEELKMKLEKRRASQE encoded by the exons ATGGCGGCTGCACCCGTCAGGCAGCGCTCCGGGCCAGGGGGACCCCGGGCGCAGCTCCCGCCCTGCTACTACGAAGGATACCTGGAAAAGCGAGGACCGAAAGAAAAG GCATCCAGGCGTCTGTGGACCTGTCTGTGTGGGAATTCTTTGTATTTCTTCAATAATGCCAAGGACAGTCAT tatgTGGAGAAGCTGGACCTCAGTGGCTTTGTGTCCCTGAAGGATGACTGCAGCCGGGACAGAAACCTGGAGGCAGCCAGACTCATCCTGCGCATGAAGGATGGAGAGACCAAACTCACA GCACCTAACTTGGAATCAAGGGAGCTGTGGAAAGGTTTCCTCTACTCCGTTGTAGAT CTGAATGTACCGTCCTGTCTCACGTTGCTGCCGGGCCAGCTGCAGATGCTGAAGGAGGTGGTGGACAAAGAGAGGTCCAGACGGAGAACCCGCACCCCCACGCGCGCGCCTCCCTCGCCCCTCTCTGTGCCTTTAGTAGGAGAGATCCCACC GTGTTTTCGACCGGTGTCTCGAACAGAGGCTGAAGTCCTTTTAGAGAGACACCCGGACTGTGGCAACATGTTGCTGCGGCCTGGCAGAGATGGGTGCTCGTTGGCTGTCACTACTCGGCAGGACCTCAACGG GTCAGTGTTCAGACATTACCGTGTGACTCAGAGGGACCAAGGTGGTTATGTCATTGATGTAGAAAATCCT ATTCCCTGTGCTACACTGCATGAGGTCATCGACGCTCTGGTAGAGAAGACAGCAGGAACTCTCCAGCCCTTCCTACTGGAGGAGCCTTACGAAGAGAATATCA CATATGTTTCCGCCAATGATGAGAATGGAGAAAGGATCCTGCACACTGCCCCCTCCAGCCCCCTGCCAAAGGCTCCTGCCCTGCCTCCAAAACAAG ATCGTTGGCCCAGCAGCCCCCTGTCCAGGTCTCCCGCCCCCGACCGCCGTATCCTGACCTCACCAGTGCCGGCCTCGCCCACCAACCCGATGAGACGGCTCATCCTCTCCCCTTCGCCTCTCGCACAGA CACTTAATGAGGAACTCAAAATGAAGCTGGAGAAGAGACGAGCCAGTCAGGAGTGA